A single window of Pontibacillus chungwhensis DNA harbors:
- a CDS encoding alpha/beta hydrolase, whose amino-acid sequence MIIGKILYSAFALVLAIPFSRLIFGGSWLWYIGMDTTLILIYIIGFFMIYNHIFTSLNNDKMATATSNPQKEVGLNYRDIELTTPTGHPIKGWYIPSTQASVGNPVLIYSHGFGLSREQLGESSYEQFKYFAARGYSVITFEYPIGEREGAHKVTGGALESEDLATVVDYAKEMGHEFVGLIGYSYGGNTSLYYAVNKVTPLVDAIILDSSIVVTPSILARQLHVWSGLPVYISLPFLYLLWKRKMGFRKDDHPIQNVFKTSSDIPILFWHGTSDRDAFYEVIESVYSKQSHPLTQLRTVQDGEHVELHTKVGESVYNEQTLDWLTQLNTEKLKA is encoded by the coding sequence ATGATTATCGGAAAAATACTGTATAGTGCCTTCGCTCTAGTGCTAGCTATTCCTTTTTCTCGCCTTATCTTTGGTGGAAGCTGGCTGTGGTATATAGGAATGGATACCACTTTAATTCTTATCTACATAATAGGTTTCTTTATGATCTACAATCATATCTTCACGTCATTGAACAATGACAAAATGGCGACCGCAACGAGTAACCCACAAAAGGAAGTGGGGTTAAATTATAGAGATATAGAGTTAACAACCCCAACTGGTCATCCGATTAAGGGATGGTATATTCCTTCAACCCAAGCATCGGTTGGGAATCCAGTCCTTATCTACTCCCATGGCTTCGGCCTCTCCAGGGAGCAATTAGGAGAGTCTTCTTATGAGCAATTTAAGTACTTCGCAGCACGAGGGTATTCGGTCATTACCTTTGAATATCCAATTGGAGAAAGAGAAGGAGCTCATAAGGTTACAGGTGGTGCTCTAGAGAGCGAAGACCTTGCCACGGTTGTGGACTATGCTAAAGAGATGGGGCACGAATTTGTTGGTTTAATCGGGTATTCTTACGGAGGAAATACGTCGCTATACTATGCAGTCAATAAGGTCACACCTTTAGTGGATGCGATTATCTTAGACTCTTCCATTGTTGTGACTCCCTCCATACTTGCGAGGCAATTACATGTTTGGAGTGGGCTTCCTGTCTACATATCGCTTCCTTTTCTATATCTTTTATGGAAGAGAAAGATGGGATTTAGGAAAGACGATCACCCTATACAAAATGTGTTCAAGACCAGTAGTGACATCCCCATCCTTTTCTGGCATGGGACTTCAGATCGGGATGCTTTCTATGAGGTCATTGAAAGTGTTTATTCAAAGCAGTCTCACCCTTTGACGCAACTACGAACGGTCCAGGACGGCGAACATGTAGAACTTCATACCAAGGTCGGTGAATCTGTCTACAATGAACAGACACTCGATTGGTTAACGCAACTGAATACAGAAAAATTAAAGGCTTAG
- the pcp gene encoding pyroglutamyl-peptidase I has protein sequence MKKLLLTGFEPFLDFPVNPTMKIVEELDGQIINGYTIVGKILTVEFGRSGEQLVQHIEETKPDTVISLGLAGGRYKITPERVAINCNDGDADNSGRVPRDEWIEEGGPDAIFSTLPIRNMVNRLAEQELPADISNTAGTYLCNNVMYRALFYIQSHQLNTKAGFIHIPASHELAIQHKRIPSWSHRDLLEGIKTCIDSLE, from the coding sequence ATGAAGAAACTTCTTTTAACAGGCTTCGAGCCTTTTTTGGACTTTCCGGTTAACCCAACAATGAAGATTGTCGAAGAGTTAGACGGACAAATAATCAATGGTTATACAATAGTAGGAAAGATATTAACGGTAGAGTTTGGCCGGTCTGGTGAACAACTTGTTCAGCATATTGAAGAAACAAAACCAGATACTGTTATTTCCCTTGGGCTAGCAGGTGGTCGGTATAAGATTACCCCAGAAAGAGTCGCGATCAATTGTAACGATGGAGATGCTGACAATTCTGGGAGGGTTCCTCGCGATGAATGGATTGAAGAGGGGGGACCAGATGCGATTTTTTCAACCCTACCGATTCGTAACATGGTCAATCGATTAGCCGAACAAGAACTACCGGCAGATATTTCAAATACAGCGGGTACGTATTTGTGTAACAATGTGATGTACAGAGCTTTGTTTTATATACAGTCTCATCAGTTGAATACGAAGGCAGGGTTCATTCACATTCCTGCTTCCCACGAATTAGCTATTCAACATAAAAGAATTCCAAGTTGGTCCCATCGTGATTTGCTTGAAGGTATTAAAACATGCATTGATAGTTTAGAATAG
- a CDS encoding Ku protein, protein MHTMWKGTISFGLVNIPVKLHSATENKDISLRQLHDECKSPIEYERTCPVCEREVEKEEIVKAYEYAKNKFVVLDDEELEELKKEQSSKAVEIMDFVKLSDIDPIYFEKSYYLSPDEGGTKAYSLLRQTLTDTEKIGVAKIIIRSKEQLAIVRVYENTLVMETIHYPDEVRDVKEVPNVPEEMELGKKELETAKTLVEQLTSDFDPEQYKDDYRQALLDLIEAKKNNEDISTAEPKPTPDNVTDLMEALEKSLDKNNKKTKKKSTKKKSAKTGNEQKSTSKKTS, encoded by the coding sequence ATGCATACAATGTGGAAAGGGACGATTAGTTTTGGTCTCGTGAATATTCCGGTCAAACTTCATTCAGCAACAGAAAATAAAGATATTAGCCTGCGTCAGCTTCATGATGAGTGCAAATCACCGATTGAATATGAACGTACATGCCCGGTGTGTGAACGTGAGGTAGAGAAAGAAGAAATTGTGAAGGCGTATGAATATGCAAAGAATAAGTTCGTTGTGTTAGATGACGAAGAACTAGAGGAATTAAAGAAGGAGCAGTCTTCTAAAGCGGTTGAGATCATGGACTTCGTTAAGTTATCAGATATAGATCCGATTTATTTTGAGAAAAGTTATTATCTCTCTCCTGATGAAGGAGGGACAAAGGCTTACTCTTTACTAAGGCAAACTCTTACGGATACAGAGAAGATTGGGGTAGCCAAAATTATCATACGATCCAAAGAACAGCTGGCGATTGTAAGGGTGTATGAGAATACATTAGTGATGGAGACCATTCATTATCCTGATGAGGTCAGAGACGTGAAGGAAGTACCGAATGTACCTGAAGAGATGGAGTTAGGGAAAAAAGAATTAGAAACAGCGAAGACACTTGTAGAGCAGCTAACCAGTGACTTTGATCCTGAACAATATAAGGATGATTACCGTCAAGCGCTCCTTGATCTAATCGAGGCGAAGAAGAACAATGAAGACATTTCTACCGCTGAGCCAAAGCCTACGCCGGATAATGTAACAGACTTAATGGAGGCACTCGAGAAGTCGCTCGATAAGAATAATAAGAAAACGAAAAAGAAATCGACGAAGAAGAAATCTGCTAAAACTGGGAACGAACAGAAGTCAACGTCAAAGAAAACATCCTAA
- a CDS encoding MFS transporter, whose amino-acid sequence MSTKGKSIHALVILMFTQFISGGVTNTKGIVLDQVEKDLGLDMSQFGLVVFIFQLGFTLASLLIGYYTDKKGLRIMTIIGSIVMGIGFLGTGFAPNITFFLGFYMIVGFGLGSLGVASNAIIPSAYPDKQNRMFNLAMGVYGLGMVVFPQFLNYLFQFASWRYFYIGIAASLVAVIIYVTSTNFPDGRAEKVDIKAFIPMLKDAQFVFLMVFLMLEVSAEVSFTNFFPSYLKGLDLGGLSNAEKEDMVAGILSLFSVFFMIGRLGVAYLTNWLNERTILIAFSVGAVVMIGISFLYANSFPYLFAGAGFFFSTLFPTGTAFGTSISKTGGSALGLIYIAAGIGGGIAGYIVGVASEVFGKTGGFSVVLVFLALMTLTTFFMDTKKSNQST is encoded by the coding sequence ATGTCAACAAAAGGAAAGAGTATACACGCCCTCGTGATCTTGATGTTCACTCAGTTTATATCTGGTGGTGTAACGAATACAAAGGGGATTGTACTTGATCAGGTTGAGAAAGACCTTGGTCTTGATATGAGTCAGTTTGGATTAGTCGTATTTATATTTCAGCTTGGTTTTACATTAGCAAGTTTACTCATTGGGTATTATACCGATAAGAAGGGCCTTCGCATTATGACGATCATCGGCTCGATCGTCATGGGTATTGGTTTCCTTGGAACAGGGTTTGCACCTAACATAACGTTCTTTTTAGGGTTCTACATGATTGTTGGCTTTGGGCTTGGTTCCCTTGGTGTCGCATCAAATGCAATTATTCCATCCGCTTATCCGGATAAACAAAACCGAATGTTTAACTTGGCTATGGGCGTTTATGGACTTGGGATGGTCGTCTTTCCGCAGTTCTTAAATTACTTATTCCAATTCGCATCCTGGAGATATTTTTATATTGGTATCGCAGCAAGCTTAGTGGCTGTAATCATATATGTAACCTCTACAAACTTCCCGGATGGTCGTGCAGAGAAAGTTGATATTAAAGCTTTCATACCGATGTTGAAAGACGCACAATTTGTCTTCTTAATGGTCTTCTTAATGCTTGAAGTATCAGCGGAAGTCTCCTTTACGAACTTCTTCCCGTCTTATTTGAAGGGGCTTGATTTAGGAGGACTATCAAATGCTGAAAAGGAAGATATGGTTGCGGGGATCCTATCCTTGTTCTCAGTCTTCTTTATGATTGGACGTTTAGGGGTGGCTTACCTCACCAATTGGTTAAATGAGCGCACCATTTTAATCGCCTTTTCTGTCGGGGCGGTTGTCATGATTGGGATCAGCTTCCTTTACGCCAATAGTTTTCCTTACTTATTCGCAGGTGCAGGGTTCTTCTTCTCAACCTTATTCCCGACGGGTACCGCATTTGGTACATCTATTTCCAAAACAGGCGGATCAGCTCTTGGGTTAATTTATATTGCTGCAGGTATTGGCGGCGGTATTGCAGGGTATATCGTCGGAGTTGCCTCAGAAGTGTTCGGTAAAACAGGCGGCTTTAGTGTCGTTCTTGTCTTCCTAGCACTCATGACCTTAACCACATTCTTTATGGATACAAAGAAATCCAACCAATCAACCTAA
- a CDS encoding DNA ligase D, whose translation MMKRVNQEGLGTLVEKEVLMLKPMLPTLTEDTPEGPSWVYEVKYDGFRALLHWTKENVTLTSRNGNDLTDQFPEIIKAIADQTPSVKNELPLLLDGEICILTTSIQSQFSLLQKRNRMRSKDPINQAAAERPATFVAFDLLKQNNETYMSQSYQERRKRLGKWKDCVHIVDSYSNLKDIQELVFLHRGEGIVAKNKKSTYKPGERSNDWLKIKNWRVIQTVLTAYKPENGYFHAAVYKGDNLVDVGSVKHGLSTEGQQTLQTFFTNKGQKSGDLYTLQTGVCVGVRCLHAQKNDLREPMFDSFLLELSPEDCTLDQMEWDLSLFPQMEYTNLDKTLWPGPPFQKRDLLMYLRKVAPYLLPFVKDKKLTVIRFPEGIDEESFFQKHLPDYAPMFVNRLEGSEETYMICNDLPTLLWHGNQGAIEYHLPFEKVDETAPDEIVFDLDPPEREAFPLAIKAATLLKTIFDRLELLTFVKTSGGKGMQVHIPIQPGSLTYEETRAFTEKVAQLVIGQHPDLFTTERLKKNRGNRLYIDYVQHAEGKTIISPYSPRGREGATVATPLYWEEVKETLDPSSFHIGNTLDRLEEIGCPFASFHETREAQNLQLVKKLIEEES comes from the coding sequence ATGATGAAACGAGTAAATCAGGAAGGGTTAGGTACACTAGTGGAAAAGGAGGTTCTTATGCTAAAACCTATGCTTCCAACGCTCACTGAAGATACTCCCGAAGGACCGTCATGGGTGTATGAAGTGAAATATGATGGTTTCCGCGCATTACTCCATTGGACCAAGGAAAACGTTACTCTAACAAGTCGAAATGGAAATGACCTAACCGATCAGTTCCCAGAAATTATTAAAGCAATAGCCGATCAAACGCCATCCGTTAAAAACGAACTCCCCCTTTTGCTTGACGGTGAAATCTGTATCCTCACGACTTCTATTCAAAGTCAATTCTCACTCTTGCAAAAGCGGAACAGAATGCGAAGTAAAGATCCTATAAATCAAGCCGCAGCGGAACGCCCTGCCACCTTTGTCGCGTTCGACCTTCTTAAACAAAATAACGAAACCTACATGAGCCAGTCTTATCAAGAAAGGCGCAAAAGACTGGGAAAGTGGAAAGACTGTGTACACATTGTGGACAGCTACTCCAATTTAAAAGACATTCAAGAGCTTGTTTTCTTGCACAGAGGAGAAGGAATTGTAGCAAAGAACAAGAAAAGTACCTATAAACCTGGTGAACGGAGCAATGATTGGCTTAAGATTAAAAATTGGCGAGTGATTCAAACGGTGCTTACCGCTTATAAACCAGAGAACGGCTATTTCCATGCAGCTGTGTATAAAGGGGATAACCTTGTGGATGTGGGTTCTGTGAAACACGGTCTGTCCACAGAGGGTCAACAAACTCTTCAAACTTTCTTTACAAATAAAGGACAAAAATCCGGAGATCTCTATACGCTCCAAACGGGTGTCTGCGTAGGAGTTCGGTGCCTCCATGCTCAGAAAAATGATTTACGAGAGCCGATGTTTGATTCATTTTTACTAGAGTTATCCCCAGAAGACTGTACCTTGGATCAAATGGAGTGGGATTTATCCCTTTTTCCACAAATGGAGTATACGAATCTTGATAAAACCCTTTGGCCTGGGCCGCCTTTTCAAAAGCGAGATCTGTTGATGTATTTACGAAAAGTAGCTCCTTATCTTTTGCCTTTTGTGAAGGATAAGAAGTTAACGGTGATTCGCTTTCCTGAGGGGATCGATGAGGAATCCTTCTTCCAAAAGCACTTGCCAGACTATGCGCCAATGTTTGTTAACCGACTAGAGGGATCTGAGGAGACTTATATGATCTGTAACGACCTCCCCACGCTTCTCTGGCATGGGAATCAAGGAGCTATTGAGTATCACCTTCCATTTGAAAAAGTGGATGAAACAGCACCAGATGAGATTGTCTTTGACCTTGACCCACCTGAACGGGAGGCCTTCCCTCTCGCGATCAAAGCCGCTACCCTTTTAAAAACCATATTTGATCGGCTCGAACTACTGACTTTTGTTAAGACAAGCGGCGGAAAAGGCATGCAAGTTCATATTCCTATACAGCCTGGAAGCTTAACGTATGAAGAAACCCGTGCATTCACTGAGAAGGTCGCTCAATTGGTGATAGGGCAACATCCCGACCTGTTTACAACCGAACGCTTAAAAAAGAATCGGGGCAACCGCCTCTACATTGACTATGTTCAGCATGCTGAGGGTAAGACCATTATCTCCCCCTATTCCCCTCGAGGTCGGGAGGGCGCAACTGTAGCAACACCGCTTTACTGGGAGGAAGTCAAGGAGACATTAGATCCTTCCTCTTTCCATATCGGAAATACATTAGATCGCCTCGAAGAAATAGGATGTCCATTCGCTTCTTTCCATGAAACACGAGAAGCCCAGAACTTACAGCTCGTTAAGAAATTGATTGAAGAAGAATCGTGA
- a CDS encoding YbgA family protein, with protein sequence MRTFATPKLVVSKCLEFDDVRYNGERIPDKVVQRLMPYVTFIPVCPEMEIGLGVPRDVIRIVRKGDEERLVQPSSGDDLTESMTHFAKGFLNSLPDVDGFLLKNRSPTCGIQDVKVYDKIEKSPVVGKTKGLFAQEVLSEHEALAIEEEGRLKNFRIREHFFTKLFTFAAFREMKESPSMKKLVAFHSENKYLFMSYNQTTLKDMGRIVANHNQLSMEEVLDSYEEKLGWMLRRAPSRKSNVNVCQHIMGYFKNELTRQEKRYFLEELDKYYEEKIPLSTILGILKSWVIRFDDEYLLSQTYFQPYPEDLVEISDSGKGRAYT encoded by the coding sequence ATGCGAACGTTTGCAACGCCTAAATTGGTCGTAAGTAAATGTCTAGAATTTGATGATGTACGGTATAACGGCGAACGAATACCGGATAAAGTCGTTCAGCGGTTGATGCCTTATGTAACCTTTATACCAGTATGCCCCGAAATGGAAATAGGTCTTGGCGTCCCCCGCGATGTGATTCGCATCGTTCGAAAGGGGGATGAAGAGCGCTTAGTACAACCTTCTAGCGGAGATGATCTAACAGAATCGATGACTCATTTTGCGAAAGGATTTCTAAATTCTTTACCCGATGTGGATGGGTTTTTACTGAAGAATCGGTCCCCTACTTGTGGAATTCAAGACGTAAAAGTGTACGACAAAATAGAGAAGTCGCCTGTCGTTGGGAAGACTAAAGGGTTATTCGCACAAGAAGTCCTGTCAGAACATGAAGCCCTGGCGATCGAGGAAGAAGGGCGATTAAAGAATTTCCGGATTAGGGAGCATTTCTTCACGAAGCTTTTTACCTTTGCGGCCTTTCGGGAAATGAAAGAATCTCCGTCTATGAAGAAATTAGTCGCTTTCCATTCTGAGAACAAATACTTATTCATGTCTTACAACCAGACCACATTGAAGGATATGGGAAGGATTGTGGCGAATCATAATCAGCTCTCAATGGAAGAGGTGTTAGATTCCTACGAAGAGAAACTAGGCTGGATGCTAAGGAGAGCACCAAGTCGAAAATCAAACGTAAACGTATGCCAGCATATTATGGGGTACTTCAAGAACGAACTCACAAGACAAGAAAAGCGTTATTTCCTCGAGGAGCTGGACAAATACTATGAGGAAAAAATTCCTCTCAGCACCATCCTCGGCATATTAAAGTCTTGGGTTATTCGCTTCGATGATGAGTACCTCCTAAGCCAAACATATTTCCAACCCTATCCGGAAGACCTCGTAGAAATCAGCGACTCCGGTAAAGGAAGAGCCTATACGTAA
- a CDS encoding YjiH family protein: MNSNNKFPFKPKNHLLFILPSLIGIVLFMTPMKFEDSITIPIAFFASKLQEALQAQLPAIMTIIITLTAGLTLLAKLTNGQVVKKSPFFTGLLFVPWSWTLIRVVGAVFAIMTFYKLGPEEVYSSATGGLLLGGEDSLLHILFTVFLFAGMFLPLLLNFGLLEFFGIMLTKVMRPLFTLPGRSSIDSLASWLGDGTIGVLLTSKQYEEGHYTKREAAVVGTTFSVVSITFTLVVIDQVKLADMFVPFYATVLLAGVVAAIIMPRIPPLSRKEDSYVSGEEKKPEPGTPKGYNAFSWGYYKAVERTKQAPSLPQFLKQGTQNILDMWMGVAPIIMAIGTVTLIIAEHTPFFSWIGMPFIPLLELFQIPEAAAASETILVGFADMFLPALMGSTIESEMTRFIIAALSVTQLIYMSEVGGVVLGSKIPINFKELFILFIERTLITLPVITIVAHFLF; this comes from the coding sequence ATGAATTCAAATAATAAATTTCCATTTAAACCAAAGAATCATCTTCTGTTTATTCTTCCATCCCTCATTGGGATTGTATTATTTATGACACCAATGAAATTCGAAGATAGCATTACGATTCCTATTGCATTCTTCGCATCGAAATTACAAGAGGCCTTACAAGCTCAACTGCCCGCGATTATGACTATTATTATTACATTGACTGCTGGCCTTACTCTTTTGGCTAAGCTGACAAACGGGCAAGTGGTGAAGAAATCACCGTTCTTCACAGGTCTTCTGTTCGTTCCATGGTCCTGGACGCTGATTCGGGTCGTCGGCGCTGTATTTGCCATTATGACGTTTTATAAATTAGGACCTGAAGAAGTTTACTCCAGTGCAACAGGCGGACTCTTATTAGGTGGAGAAGATAGTTTGCTTCACATCCTATTTACGGTCTTCCTCTTTGCGGGAATGTTTTTACCACTGCTGTTAAACTTCGGACTGCTTGAATTCTTCGGAATTATGCTAACGAAAGTCATGCGTCCCCTCTTTACGTTACCTGGTCGTTCTTCGATTGATTCCCTGGCCTCATGGCTTGGGGACGGGACAATCGGCGTCTTGTTAACAAGTAAACAGTATGAGGAAGGACACTATACGAAACGTGAAGCTGCGGTAGTCGGAACCACTTTCTCAGTCGTATCGATTACATTTACGCTTGTGGTTATTGACCAAGTAAAACTTGCTGACATGTTCGTACCGTTCTATGCCACCGTCCTTTTGGCTGGTGTCGTAGCTGCGATTATCATGCCACGCATTCCGCCCCTTTCAAGAAAAGAAGACTCTTATGTAAGTGGTGAGGAGAAAAAGCCTGAGCCTGGAACGCCAAAAGGCTATAACGCTTTTTCTTGGGGATATTACAAAGCTGTCGAACGAACGAAACAAGCCCCAAGCTTACCTCAGTTTCTGAAACAAGGAACTCAAAACATTTTAGACATGTGGATGGGGGTTGCCCCGATTATTATGGCGATCGGTACAGTCACACTGATTATCGCTGAACACACTCCGTTCTTCTCGTGGATCGGGATGCCATTTATTCCACTGCTCGAGCTATTCCAAATTCCAGAAGCAGCAGCGGCTTCAGAAACGATCCTGGTTGGATTCGCCGATATGTTCCTCCCAGCTTTAATGGGAAGCACGATCGAAAGTGAGATGACTCGCTTTATCATTGCGGCTCTATCGGTTACACAACTTATTTATATGTCTGAAGTTGGTGGTGTGGTATTAGGGTCTAAGATTCCGATTAACTTTAAAGAGTTATTTATTCTCTTTATTGAACGTACCCTGATTACACTTCCTGTAATTACAATCGTCGCGCACTTCTTATTCTAA
- a CDS encoding type 1 glutamine amidotransferase domain-containing protein: MAKKMLMIVTNAGRLDEDHQTGLWLSEFAEPFMEFTQAGYDVTVASVAGGEIPIDPHSISGEEPDEWEGVMEPLKDTAVLSDLNTEEYDGVFLPGGHGTMVDFPDNEAIKKALQPFFEQDKVIGSVCHGTAAFVGVTNQNGKPFIDGKRITAFTNAEEKDQGLDEKVPFLLETRLTEIGANFMAEPNYTEHVEADGNLVTGQNPQSSLAAARKVVQKLGQ, translated from the coding sequence ATGGCAAAGAAAATGTTAATGATCGTAACCAATGCAGGTCGGTTAGATGAAGATCATCAGACAGGCTTATGGCTATCAGAGTTTGCTGAACCCTTTATGGAATTTACACAAGCAGGATATGACGTGACCGTAGCAAGCGTTGCTGGTGGCGAAATCCCAATTGATCCACATAGTATTTCTGGGGAAGAGCCAGACGAATGGGAAGGGGTTATGGAGCCTCTTAAGGATACAGCTGTTCTAAGTGATTTGAACACTGAGGAATATGACGGCGTCTTCTTACCAGGCGGGCACGGAACCATGGTTGACTTCCCAGATAACGAAGCGATCAAGAAAGCCCTGCAGCCTTTCTTTGAACAAGATAAAGTTATCGGTTCCGTCTGTCACGGCACCGCAGCCTTCGTTGGGGTAACGAACCAGAATGGAAAGCCGTTCATTGATGGAAAACGAATAACTGCTTTCACGAATGCGGAAGAGAAAGACCAAGGACTTGATGAAAAGGTGCCTTTCTTGCTAGAAACGCGTCTAACAGAGATCGGAGCAAACTTTATGGCTGAACCGAACTATACCGAACATGTAGAAGCGGATGGAAATCTTGTTACAGGCCAGAATCCACAATCCAGTTTAGCAGCGGCTCGAAAAGTCGTTCAAAAGCTCGGACAATAA
- a CDS encoding acyltransferase family protein, with protein sequence MKREAYFDNAKWILMFLVVFGHVIQPFTDQHPLYNVLYKWIYTFHMPAFIIVSGYFAQAKMNKTYALKLAKKLLLPYLSFQAIYTIYYALIGKSGWWKPPFEPQWALWFLVSLFCWHIMLYWYRRLPKHMAIFISIQIGVLVGYMSGIDHSFSLSRTFVFFPFFLIGHWIGTDEMNWLRETRTRVLALGVMLSVALAILFAPSFDTSWFFGSKSYTVLRMPEWGGFIRLACYAVSISMAFSVLAWIPTKTYSWTKYGAYTLYVYLLHGFVIQLIREHDLIHVYSPYDVIYLVTFSFIIMGLFVSKPAVTLMTPILQWKSFGWKVKKYPVKEVGSGSTH encoded by the coding sequence ATGAAGAGAGAAGCCTATTTCGATAATGCAAAATGGATTTTAATGTTTCTTGTCGTATTCGGGCATGTGATTCAGCCCTTTACGGATCAGCACCCGCTATACAACGTACTTTATAAGTGGATCTATACGTTCCACATGCCTGCATTTATAATCGTTTCTGGATATTTCGCTCAAGCGAAAATGAATAAAACATATGCCTTAAAGTTGGCGAAGAAACTCCTGCTTCCTTATTTAAGTTTTCAAGCTATTTATACAATCTATTATGCTCTCATAGGGAAGTCTGGATGGTGGAAGCCTCCATTTGAGCCGCAATGGGCTCTTTGGTTCCTGGTGAGTCTGTTCTGTTGGCACATTATGCTTTATTGGTATAGACGATTGCCAAAGCACATGGCGATCTTTATATCCATTCAAATTGGTGTCTTAGTAGGATATATGAGTGGGATTGATCATTCGTTCAGTCTGTCGAGAACATTTGTATTCTTCCCGTTCTTCTTAATCGGTCATTGGATTGGCACAGATGAAATGAACTGGTTACGTGAGACAAGAACGAGAGTGTTGGCACTCGGCGTTATGCTTTCTGTCGCACTCGCCATTCTCTTCGCTCCTTCATTTGATACAAGTTGGTTCTTTGGGTCAAAGTCTTACACAGTGCTCAGAATGCCTGAATGGGGAGGCTTTATCCGATTAGCGTGTTATGCGGTGAGTATCTCCATGGCGTTTAGTGTCTTAGCATGGATCCCAACTAAGACCTATTCATGGACAAAGTATGGAGCATATACGCTTTATGTATATTTATTGCATGGTTTCGTGATCCAGTTAATCCGTGAACACGACTTAATTCATGTTTACTCTCCGTATGATGTCATTTATCTTGTGACATTTTCGTTTATTATAATGGGACTATTTGTCTCGAAACCTGCCGTGACGCTCATGACACCGATTCTTCAGTGGAAATCCTTTGGATGGAAGGTTAAGAAGTATCCTGTTAAAGAAGTGGGCTCAGGTTCTACCCATTAG
- a CDS encoding MFS transporter: MDKRVYLLTIVAFVVGMVELIIGGILDLVALDLGVTVGKAGLLISIFSVVFAIAGPILLAMTSQIERKKLTLWTLVVFLVGNIIAVFAPTYAVLMAARMVSAASGALLVVLCVTLASNIVSDAYRARAIGIVFMGISGSLVLGVPFGLMLGNAFGWRAPFVLITVLTLLSMAGVYFFMERIAPKPSIPIKEQLKTLKDHKILFAQMTSFLFLAGHLTLYGYLTPFLKTTMGLNGTWVSIVYLIFGVAAVLGGGVGGMLADRFGTKPSVLGIISVFAVSIFLIPYTTFSFPLFLIVMVIWSMLSWAVTPAQQSYLIESAPESSDIQQSLNNSSLHLGIALGSSIGSIVIERASVEYNATVGGVFIVIALGAAVFSMTRQRSEVAVGER, encoded by the coding sequence ATGGATAAGCGTGTATATCTATTAACGATCGTTGCCTTTGTAGTAGGCATGGTCGAACTGATTATAGGTGGAATTTTAGACTTAGTAGCGCTAGATCTTGGCGTTACAGTAGGGAAAGCAGGACTCTTAATATCAATTTTTTCTGTCGTATTTGCGATTGCTGGTCCTATTCTCTTAGCCATGACGTCTCAAATCGAGCGAAAGAAACTGACGTTATGGACACTCGTTGTGTTCTTGGTAGGAAATATCATTGCCGTATTTGCGCCGACGTATGCTGTTTTGATGGCAGCCAGAATGGTCTCAGCAGCTAGTGGGGCGCTCCTTGTCGTACTTTGTGTAACACTTGCTTCAAACATTGTCAGCGATGCGTATCGTGCACGAGCGATTGGCATTGTATTTATGGGAATCAGCGGCTCGCTCGTATTGGGCGTTCCCTTCGGGTTAATGCTAGGAAACGCTTTTGGGTGGCGTGCTCCCTTTGTGTTAATCACCGTATTAACATTGCTTTCAATGGCAGGCGTATATTTCTTTATGGAACGCATTGCGCCTAAACCATCAATCCCTATAAAAGAGCAACTGAAGACGCTTAAGGATCACAAGATTCTGTTTGCGCAAATGACCTCCTTTCTATTTCTGGCCGGTCACTTGACGTTATACGGGTATCTAACTCCATTCTTAAAAACGACAATGGGGTTGAACGGAACGTGGGTCAGTATTGTTTATCTGATCTTTGGCGTTGCCGCTGTATTAGGAGGAGGCGTTGGTGGCATGTTAGCCGATCGTTTCGGTACAAAGCCTTCGGTATTAGGGATTATTTCGGTATTTGCCGTCTCCATATTCCTCATACCTTACACGACGTTCTCGTTTCCGCTGTTTTTAATCGTGATGGTGATCTGGAGTATGCTCAGCTGGGCTGTAACTCCTGCTCAACAAAGCTATCTGATTGAATCAGCCCCTGAGTCATCAGATATTCAACAGAGCTTAAATAACTCAAGCCTTCACCTCGGAATTGCTCTTGGTTCGTCCATTGGAAGTATTGTGATTGAACGGGCCTCTGTAGAGTATAACGCAACAGTTGGAGGAGTGTTTATTGTCATTGCTCTAGGAGCTGCTGTATTCTCCATGACGCGCCAACGGAGTGAAGTTGCGGTTGGGGAACGATAG